Proteins from one Elephas maximus indicus isolate mEleMax1 chromosome 12, mEleMax1 primary haplotype, whole genome shotgun sequence genomic window:
- the E4F1 gene encoding transcription factor E4F1 isoform X2, with protein sequence MEGPMAVRVTAAHTAEARAEAGREAGGGGVVAAAAALAPGGFLGLPAPFSEEDEDDVHRCGRCLAEFTTLEDFVQHKIQKACQRAPQDTLPTTPAAPELLGQEVVQAPAPEEPITVAHIMVEAASLAADLGHTSNLVGSGHIKEVIVAAEAERGDGEVAEAPGRPSNQGLGLAGEGEPAQVQLLVNKEGRYVCMLCRKTFKTGSILKAHMVTHSSRKDHECKLCGASFRTKGSLIRHHRRHTDERPYKCAKCGKSFRESGALTRHLKSLTPCTEKIRFSVNKDVAGGKEDGPAGSGGASVGTVASSSVTGEPMETSPVIHLVTDAKGTVIHEVHVQMQELPLGMRALGPEPPDPEELLCTGEGGHENLLHQAMQNSGIVLERVVGEEGAALEPAPSAESSLQALGDSPPELPLLAVEQVETQVVSEAAGMPRAHPCPQCSETFPTAATLEAHKRGHAGPRPFACAQCGKAFPKAYLLKKHQEVHVHERRFRCGDCGKLYKTIAHVRGHRRVHSDERPYPCPECGKCYKTKNAQQVHFRTHREEKPHVCQFCSRGFREKGSLVRHVRHHTGEKPFKCYRCGRGFAEHGTLNRHLRTKGGCLLEVEEVLVSENPAATATVLTEDPHTVLVEFSSMVADTQEYIIEATADDAETSEATEIIEGTQTEVDSHIMKVVQQIVHQAGAGHQIIVQNMTMDRQAGVGTEAAADTITIATPESLTEQVAMTLASAISEGTMLTARAGAQGAEQATVTMVASEDIEILEHAGELVIASPEGQIEVQTVIV encoded by the exons AGAAGGCCTGCCAGCGGGCCCCTCAGGACACCCTGCCTACCACCCCTGCTGCTCCCGAGCTTCTGGGCCAGGAG GTGGTCCAGGCACCAGCCCCAGAGGAGCCCATCACCGTGGCCCACATCATGGTGGAGGCGGCCTCTCTGGCGGCAGACCTCGGCCACACATCCAACCTTGTGG GCAGCGGGCACATCAAAGAGGTCATAGTGGCAGCTGAGGCCGAGCGGGGGGACGGCGAGGTGGCCGAGGCCCCAGGCAGGCCCAGCAACCAGGGCCTGGGGCTTGCTGGGGAGGGGGAGCCGGCCCAGGTACAGCTGCTGGTGAACAAGGAGGGCCGCTACGTGTGCATGCTGTGCCGCAAGACCTTCAAGACG GGCAGCATCCTCAAGGCCCACATGGTCACCCACAGCAGCCGCAAGGACCACGAGTGCAAGCTGTGTGGGGCCTCCTTCCGGACCAAGGGCTCGCTTATCCGGCACCACCGGCGGCACACGG ATGAACGCCCCTATAAGTGTGCCAAGTGTGGGAAGAGCTTCCGGGAGTCGGGTGCGCTGACCCGCCACCTGAAGTCTCTCACCCCATGCACGGAAAAAATCCGCTTCAGCGTGAACAAGGATGTGGCCGGTGGCAAGGAGGACGGGCCTGCAG GGTCAGGTGGTGCCAGTGTGGGGACGGTTGCATCGTCCTCAGTGACAGGTGAGCCCATGGAGACATCACCCGTGATTCACCTGGTGACAGATGCTAAGGGTACCGTCATCCACGAAGTCCACGTGCAGATGCAGGAGCTGCCCCTGGGCATGAGGGCTCTGGGCCCGGAG CCCCCTGACCCCGAGGAGCTGCTCTGTACTGGCGAGGGTGGCCATGAGAACCTGCTGCACCAGGCTATGCAGAACTCTGGCATCGTTCTTGAGCGGGTAGTAGGGGAGGAGGGGGCCGCCCTGGAGCCAGCCCCTTCTGCTGAGTCCAGTCTCCAGGCCCTGGGAGACAGTCCCCCAGAGCTGCCGCTGCTGGCTGTGGAGCAAGTGGAGACA CAGGTGGTCAGTGAGGCTGCAGGCATGCCCAGGGCCCACCCGTGCCCTCAGTGCAGCGAGACCTTCCCCACAGCAGCCACGCTGGAAGCCCACAAGCGGGGCCATGCAG GACCGCGGCCGTTTGCGTGTGCACAGTGCGGCAAGGCCTTCCCTAAGGCCTACCTGCTCAAGAAGCACCAGGAGGTGCATGTGCATGAACGGCGCTTTCGCTGTGGGGACTGCGGGAAGCTCTATAAGACCATCGCCCACGTGCGCGGCCACCGGCGCGTCCACTCAGACGAGCGGCCCTACCCCTGTCCCGAGTGTGGCAAGTGCTACAAGACCAAG AATGCTCAGCAGGTGCACTTCCGGACACACCGGGAGGAGAAGCCACATGTGTGCCAGTTTTGCAGCCGTGGCTTCCGAGAGAAGGGTTCGCTGGTACGGCACGTGAGGCATCACACAGGCGAGAAGCCctttaagtgctaccgctgcggCCGTGGCTTTGCTGAGCATGGCACGCTCAACCGGCACCTTCGCACCAAAG GGGGCTGCCTGCTGGAGGTGGAGGAGGTGCTGGTGTCCGAGAACCCCGCAGCCACAGCCACTGTTCTGACCGAGGACCCGCACACCGTCTTGGTGGAGTTCTCATCAATGGTGGCAGACACCCAGGAATACATCATTGAG GCCACTGCGGATGACGCAGAGACGAGCGAAGCCACGGAGATCATTGAGGGCACCCAGACAGAG GTGGACAGCCacatcatgaaggtggtgcagcaGATTGTACACCAGGCTGGCGCTGGGCACCAGATCATTGTACAGAACATGACCATGGATCGGCAGGCTGGGGTGGGCACCGAGGCTGCTGCTGACACCATCACCATCGCCACCCCTGAGAGCCTGACTGAGCAGGTGGCCATGACGCTGGCCTCGGCCATCAGTGAGGGCACCATGCTGACGGCCCGTGCAGGCGCCCAGGGTGCTGAGCAGGCCACTGTGACCATGGTGGCATCAGAAGACATCGAGATCCTGGAGCACGCGGGCGAGCTGGTCATCGCCTCACCAGAGGGCCAGATCGAGGTGCAGACGGTCATCGTGTAG
- the E4F1 gene encoding transcription factor E4F1 isoform X3, with translation MEGPMAVRVTAAHTAEARAEAGREAGGGGVVAAAAALAPGGFLGLPAPFSEEDEDDVHRCGRCLAEFTTLEDFVQHKIQKACQRAPQDTLPTTPAAPELLGQEVVQAPAPEEPITVAHIMVEAASLAADLGHTSNLVGSGHIKEVIVAAEAERGDGEVAEAPGRPSNQGLGLAGEGEPAQVQLLVNKEGRYVCMLCRKTFKTGSILKAHMVTHSSRKDHECKLCGASFRTKGSLIRHHRRHTDERPYKCAKCGKSFRESGALTRHLKSLTPCTEKIRFSVNKDVAGGKEDGPAGSGGASVGTVASSSVTGEPMETSPVIHLVTDAKGTVIHEVHVQMQELPLGMRALGPEPPDPEELLCTGEGGHENLLHQAMQNSGIVLERVVGEEGAALEPAPSAESSLQALGDSPPELPLLAVEQVETVVSEAAGMPRAHPCPQCSETFPTAATLEAHKRGHAGPRPFACAQCGKAFPKAYLLKKHQEVHVHERRFRCGDCGKLYKTIAHVRGHRRVHSDERPYPCPECGKCYKTKNAQQVHFRTHREEKPHVCQFCSRGFREKGSLVRHVRHHTGEKPFKCYRCGRGFAEHGTLNRHLRTKGGCLLEVEEVLVSENPAATATVLTEDPHTVLVEFSSMVADTQEYIIEATADDAETSEATEIIEGTQTEVDSHIMKVVQQIVHQAGAGHQIIVQNMTMDRQAGVGTEAAADTITIATPESLTEQVAMTLASAISEGTMLTARAGAQGAEQATVTMVASEDIEILEHAGELVIASPEGQIEVQTVIV, from the exons AGAAGGCCTGCCAGCGGGCCCCTCAGGACACCCTGCCTACCACCCCTGCTGCTCCCGAGCTTCTGGGCCAGGAG GTGGTCCAGGCACCAGCCCCAGAGGAGCCCATCACCGTGGCCCACATCATGGTGGAGGCGGCCTCTCTGGCGGCAGACCTCGGCCACACATCCAACCTTGTGG GCAGCGGGCACATCAAAGAGGTCATAGTGGCAGCTGAGGCCGAGCGGGGGGACGGCGAGGTGGCCGAGGCCCCAGGCAGGCCCAGCAACCAGGGCCTGGGGCTTGCTGGGGAGGGGGAGCCGGCCCAGGTACAGCTGCTGGTGAACAAGGAGGGCCGCTACGTGTGCATGCTGTGCCGCAAGACCTTCAAGACG GGCAGCATCCTCAAGGCCCACATGGTCACCCACAGCAGCCGCAAGGACCACGAGTGCAAGCTGTGTGGGGCCTCCTTCCGGACCAAGGGCTCGCTTATCCGGCACCACCGGCGGCACACGG ATGAACGCCCCTATAAGTGTGCCAAGTGTGGGAAGAGCTTCCGGGAGTCGGGTGCGCTGACCCGCCACCTGAAGTCTCTCACCCCATGCACGGAAAAAATCCGCTTCAGCGTGAACAAGGATGTGGCCGGTGGCAAGGAGGACGGGCCTGCAG GGTCAGGTGGTGCCAGTGTGGGGACGGTTGCATCGTCCTCAGTGACAGGTGAGCCCATGGAGACATCACCCGTGATTCACCTGGTGACAGATGCTAAGGGTACCGTCATCCACGAAGTCCACGTGCAGATGCAGGAGCTGCCCCTGGGCATGAGGGCTCTGGGCCCGGAG CCCCCTGACCCCGAGGAGCTGCTCTGTACTGGCGAGGGTGGCCATGAGAACCTGCTGCACCAGGCTATGCAGAACTCTGGCATCGTTCTTGAGCGGGTAGTAGGGGAGGAGGGGGCCGCCCTGGAGCCAGCCCCTTCTGCTGAGTCCAGTCTCCAGGCCCTGGGAGACAGTCCCCCAGAGCTGCCGCTGCTGGCTGTGGAGCAAGTGGAGACA GTGGTCAGTGAGGCTGCAGGCATGCCCAGGGCCCACCCGTGCCCTCAGTGCAGCGAGACCTTCCCCACAGCAGCCACGCTGGAAGCCCACAAGCGGGGCCATGCAG GACCGCGGCCGTTTGCGTGTGCACAGTGCGGCAAGGCCTTCCCTAAGGCCTACCTGCTCAAGAAGCACCAGGAGGTGCATGTGCATGAACGGCGCTTTCGCTGTGGGGACTGCGGGAAGCTCTATAAGACCATCGCCCACGTGCGCGGCCACCGGCGCGTCCACTCAGACGAGCGGCCCTACCCCTGTCCCGAGTGTGGCAAGTGCTACAAGACCAAG AATGCTCAGCAGGTGCACTTCCGGACACACCGGGAGGAGAAGCCACATGTGTGCCAGTTTTGCAGCCGTGGCTTCCGAGAGAAGGGTTCGCTGGTACGGCACGTGAGGCATCACACAGGCGAGAAGCCctttaagtgctaccgctgcggCCGTGGCTTTGCTGAGCATGGCACGCTCAACCGGCACCTTCGCACCAAAG GGGGCTGCCTGCTGGAGGTGGAGGAGGTGCTGGTGTCCGAGAACCCCGCAGCCACAGCCACTGTTCTGACCGAGGACCCGCACACCGTCTTGGTGGAGTTCTCATCAATGGTGGCAGACACCCAGGAATACATCATTGAG GCCACTGCGGATGACGCAGAGACGAGCGAAGCCACGGAGATCATTGAGGGCACCCAGACAGAG GTGGACAGCCacatcatgaaggtggtgcagcaGATTGTACACCAGGCTGGCGCTGGGCACCAGATCATTGTACAGAACATGACCATGGATCGGCAGGCTGGGGTGGGCACCGAGGCTGCTGCTGACACCATCACCATCGCCACCCCTGAGAGCCTGACTGAGCAGGTGGCCATGACGCTGGCCTCGGCCATCAGTGAGGGCACCATGCTGACGGCCCGTGCAGGCGCCCAGGGTGCTGAGCAGGCCACTGTGACCATGGTGGCATCAGAAGACATCGAGATCCTGGAGCACGCGGGCGAGCTGGTCATCGCCTCACCAGAGGGCCAGATCGAGGTGCAGACGGTCATCGTGTAG
- the E4F1 gene encoding transcription factor E4F1 isoform X1: MEGPMAVRVTAAHTAEARAEAGREAGGGGVVAAAAALAPGGFLGLPAPFSEEDEDDVHRCGRCLAEFTTLEDFVQHKIQKACQRAPQDTLPTTPAAPELLGQEVVQAPAPEEPITVAHIMVEAASLAADLGHTSNLVGSGHIKEVIVAAEAERGDGEVAEAPGRPSNQGLGLAGEGEPAQVQLLVNKEGRYVCMLCRKTFKTGSILKAHMVTHSSRKDHECKLCGASFRTKGSLIRHHRRHTDERPYKCAKCGKSFRESGALTRHLKSLTPCTEKIRFSVNKDVAGGKEDGPAGSGGASVGTVASSSVTGEPMETSPVIHLVTDAKGTVIHEVHVQMQELPLGMRALGPEPPDPEELLCTGEGGHENLLHQAMQNSGIVLERVVGEEGAALEPAPSAESSLQALGDSPPELPLLAVEQVETVGVALQVVSEAAGMPRAHPCPQCSETFPTAATLEAHKRGHAGPRPFACAQCGKAFPKAYLLKKHQEVHVHERRFRCGDCGKLYKTIAHVRGHRRVHSDERPYPCPECGKCYKTKNAQQVHFRTHREEKPHVCQFCSRGFREKGSLVRHVRHHTGEKPFKCYRCGRGFAEHGTLNRHLRTKGGCLLEVEEVLVSENPAATATVLTEDPHTVLVEFSSMVADTQEYIIEATADDAETSEATEIIEGTQTEVDSHIMKVVQQIVHQAGAGHQIIVQNMTMDRQAGVGTEAAADTITIATPESLTEQVAMTLASAISEGTMLTARAGAQGAEQATVTMVASEDIEILEHAGELVIASPEGQIEVQTVIV; the protein is encoded by the exons AGAAGGCCTGCCAGCGGGCCCCTCAGGACACCCTGCCTACCACCCCTGCTGCTCCCGAGCTTCTGGGCCAGGAG GTGGTCCAGGCACCAGCCCCAGAGGAGCCCATCACCGTGGCCCACATCATGGTGGAGGCGGCCTCTCTGGCGGCAGACCTCGGCCACACATCCAACCTTGTGG GCAGCGGGCACATCAAAGAGGTCATAGTGGCAGCTGAGGCCGAGCGGGGGGACGGCGAGGTGGCCGAGGCCCCAGGCAGGCCCAGCAACCAGGGCCTGGGGCTTGCTGGGGAGGGGGAGCCGGCCCAGGTACAGCTGCTGGTGAACAAGGAGGGCCGCTACGTGTGCATGCTGTGCCGCAAGACCTTCAAGACG GGCAGCATCCTCAAGGCCCACATGGTCACCCACAGCAGCCGCAAGGACCACGAGTGCAAGCTGTGTGGGGCCTCCTTCCGGACCAAGGGCTCGCTTATCCGGCACCACCGGCGGCACACGG ATGAACGCCCCTATAAGTGTGCCAAGTGTGGGAAGAGCTTCCGGGAGTCGGGTGCGCTGACCCGCCACCTGAAGTCTCTCACCCCATGCACGGAAAAAATCCGCTTCAGCGTGAACAAGGATGTGGCCGGTGGCAAGGAGGACGGGCCTGCAG GGTCAGGTGGTGCCAGTGTGGGGACGGTTGCATCGTCCTCAGTGACAGGTGAGCCCATGGAGACATCACCCGTGATTCACCTGGTGACAGATGCTAAGGGTACCGTCATCCACGAAGTCCACGTGCAGATGCAGGAGCTGCCCCTGGGCATGAGGGCTCTGGGCCCGGAG CCCCCTGACCCCGAGGAGCTGCTCTGTACTGGCGAGGGTGGCCATGAGAACCTGCTGCACCAGGCTATGCAGAACTCTGGCATCGTTCTTGAGCGGGTAGTAGGGGAGGAGGGGGCCGCCCTGGAGCCAGCCCCTTCTGCTGAGTCCAGTCTCCAGGCCCTGGGAGACAGTCCCCCAGAGCTGCCGCTGCTGGCTGTGGAGCAAGTGGAGACAGTAGGTGTTGCGCTGCAG GTGGTCAGTGAGGCTGCAGGCATGCCCAGGGCCCACCCGTGCCCTCAGTGCAGCGAGACCTTCCCCACAGCAGCCACGCTGGAAGCCCACAAGCGGGGCCATGCAG GACCGCGGCCGTTTGCGTGTGCACAGTGCGGCAAGGCCTTCCCTAAGGCCTACCTGCTCAAGAAGCACCAGGAGGTGCATGTGCATGAACGGCGCTTTCGCTGTGGGGACTGCGGGAAGCTCTATAAGACCATCGCCCACGTGCGCGGCCACCGGCGCGTCCACTCAGACGAGCGGCCCTACCCCTGTCCCGAGTGTGGCAAGTGCTACAAGACCAAG AATGCTCAGCAGGTGCACTTCCGGACACACCGGGAGGAGAAGCCACATGTGTGCCAGTTTTGCAGCCGTGGCTTCCGAGAGAAGGGTTCGCTGGTACGGCACGTGAGGCATCACACAGGCGAGAAGCCctttaagtgctaccgctgcggCCGTGGCTTTGCTGAGCATGGCACGCTCAACCGGCACCTTCGCACCAAAG GGGGCTGCCTGCTGGAGGTGGAGGAGGTGCTGGTGTCCGAGAACCCCGCAGCCACAGCCACTGTTCTGACCGAGGACCCGCACACCGTCTTGGTGGAGTTCTCATCAATGGTGGCAGACACCCAGGAATACATCATTGAG GCCACTGCGGATGACGCAGAGACGAGCGAAGCCACGGAGATCATTGAGGGCACCCAGACAGAG GTGGACAGCCacatcatgaaggtggtgcagcaGATTGTACACCAGGCTGGCGCTGGGCACCAGATCATTGTACAGAACATGACCATGGATCGGCAGGCTGGGGTGGGCACCGAGGCTGCTGCTGACACCATCACCATCGCCACCCCTGAGAGCCTGACTGAGCAGGTGGCCATGACGCTGGCCTCGGCCATCAGTGAGGGCACCATGCTGACGGCCCGTGCAGGCGCCCAGGGTGCTGAGCAGGCCACTGTGACCATGGTGGCATCAGAAGACATCGAGATCCTGGAGCACGCGGGCGAGCTGGTCATCGCCTCACCAGAGGGCCAGATCGAGGTGCAGACGGTCATCGTGTAG